One region of Thermodesulfobacteriota bacterium genomic DNA includes:
- a CDS encoding EscU/YscU/HrcU family type III secretion system export apparatus switch protein — protein MPDPPRPDRRRKAVALRYDRAQEDAPKVVGKGMGVVAERIIALAQEHGIPLHEDPDLVEILARLDLNEEIPPSTYVVVAEILAFVYRTNESFGR, from the coding sequence TTGCCGGATCCCCCCCGCCCCGACCGGCGCCGCAAGGCGGTGGCCCTGCGCTACGACCGTGCCCAGGAGGACGCCCCCAAGGTGGTGGGCAAGGGCATGGGGGTGGTGGCGGAGCGCATCATCGCCCTGGCCCAGGAGCACGGCATCCCCCTGCACGAGGATCCCGATCTGGTGGAGATCCTCGCCCGCCTCGACCTCAACGAGGAGATCCCCCCTTCCACCTACGTGGTGGTGGCCGAGATTTTGGCCTTCGTGTACCGCACCAACGAGTCGTTTGGCCGATAG
- a CDS encoding M48 family metalloprotease, with protein MVYENLIFFLVVIVVYSTKVATDPPQVTAAAAAGLFAAKALAFWLLAHRVFRDVRRAAGYFAAQQRLSILAVVLFVVDIYLLGGKYFLAHLPLARQVPVLLNLAGIALYFFYLAMLWLAAGGGYRRLFGGRQTRIGFLKSQVRTNLPVVLPWLILSGLFDLLHLTSIPYLNRIAASRWGEPLALLLFFLLLAVLLPALVHRLWGCTPLPDGPVRRQMEAFCRAQKLQVAGILLWPLFEGQALSAAVMGLTGRFRYILITPGLLRVLTPEELEAVLAHEIGHVKHRHLPLYLVFFMGFGLLAHLAADPLTYLAVSSDLFLGLFRIIRPSYENLDLLTSVPLFLALVLYFRYVFGFFMRNFERQADLFAIKATGTGRPLGQALDRIALLSGDIRDLPSWHHFGIGERVRFLEACEDDPHRIRRHDRKVRHMLLGYLLVMTGLSALAWQMPVDTLAHEADGRFAEAVVTSRLEADPRNETWPRLLGDLRAERGQYGPALAAYEQALALASDHPETLNNLAWLLVTAEDPGIRDPARGLTLARKAAQLRPTGYILDTLAHAQWATGDTRGALATERQAIAQDPEKLDYYRRQMERFVAPAKLPPLDQLEGWTP; from the coding sequence GTGGTCTACGAAAACCTCATCTTCTTCCTGGTGGTCATCGTCGTCTATTCCACCAAGGTGGCCACCGATCCGCCTCAGGTGACGGCGGCCGCCGCCGCTGGTCTCTTTGCCGCCAAGGCCCTGGCTTTCTGGCTGCTGGCTCACCGGGTCTTCCGGGACGTCCGCCGGGCGGCCGGCTATTTCGCCGCCCAGCAGCGGCTGTCCATCCTGGCGGTGGTCCTCTTCGTGGTGGACATTTACCTTCTGGGCGGCAAATATTTCCTGGCCCATCTGCCCCTGGCCCGCCAGGTGCCCGTGCTCCTGAACCTGGCCGGCATCGCCCTCTACTTCTTCTACCTGGCCATGCTGTGGCTGGCCGCCGGCGGCGGCTACCGGCGGCTTTTCGGCGGCCGCCAGACCCGGATCGGCTTCCTCAAGTCCCAGGTGCGCACCAATTTGCCGGTGGTCCTGCCCTGGCTGATCCTCTCGGGTCTTTTCGACCTGCTGCACCTCACCTCCATCCCCTACCTCAACCGGATCGCCGCCTCGCGCTGGGGTGAGCCCCTGGCGCTCCTGCTCTTCTTCCTGCTCCTGGCCGTGCTGCTGCCTGCCCTGGTCCACCGCCTCTGGGGCTGCACCCCGTTGCCGGACGGTCCCGTGCGCCGGCAGATGGAGGCCTTCTGCCGAGCCCAGAAGCTTCAGGTCGCCGGCATCCTTCTCTGGCCCCTCTTCGAAGGCCAGGCCCTGTCAGCGGCGGTCATGGGCCTCACCGGCCGCTTCCGCTATATCCTCATCACACCGGGCCTCCTGCGGGTGCTCACCCCGGAGGAGCTGGAGGCGGTGCTGGCCCACGAGATCGGCCATGTCAAGCACCGCCACCTGCCGCTCTATCTCGTCTTCTTCATGGGCTTCGGCCTCCTGGCCCATCTGGCCGCGGATCCCCTCACCTATCTGGCGGTGAGCTCGGACCTCTTTCTGGGGCTGTTCCGGATCATCCGGCCCAGCTACGAGAACCTCGATCTTCTGACCAGCGTGCCCCTGTTTCTGGCCCTGGTTCTCTATTTCCGCTATGTGTTCGGCTTTTTTATGCGCAACTTCGAGCGCCAGGCGGATCTGTTTGCCATCAAGGCCACTGGCACCGGCCGGCCCCTGGGCCAGGCCCTGGACCGGATCGCCCTTCTGTCCGGCGACATCCGCGACCTGCCCTCCTGGCACCATTTCGGGATCGGCGAGCGGGTCCGCTTCCTGGAGGCGTGCGAAGATGACCCCCACCGCATCCGCCGCCATGACCGGAAGGTCCGCCACATGCTCCTGGGCTACCTCCTGGTGATGACCGGCCTGAGCGCCCTGGCCTGGCAGATGCCGGTGGACACCCTGGCCCACGAGGCGGACGGCCGATTCGCCGAGGCGGTCGTCACCAGCCGGCTGGAGGCGGACCCCCGGAACGAGACCTGGCCGCGGCTGCTGGGGGATCTGCGGGCGGAGCGGGGCCAGTACGGCCCGGCCCTGGCGGCCTACGAGCAGGCCCTGGCCCTGGCCTCCGACCACCCGGAGACCTTGAACAACCTGGCCTGGCTCCTGGTCACCGCCGAGGATCCGGGGATCCGCGACCCGGCCCGGGGGCTCACCCTGGCCAGGAAGGCCGCCCAGCTGCGGCCCACCGGCTATATCCTGGACACCCTGGCCCATGCCCAGTGGGCCACCGGCGACACCAGGGGGGCACTGGCCACCGAGCGGCAGGCCATCGCGCAGGACCCGGAGAAGCTCGACTACTACCGCCGGCAGATGGAAAGGTTCGTCGCCCCCGCCAAGCTTCCCCCCCTGGACCAGCTGGAGGGCTGGACCCCCTGA